A window of the Bacteroidales bacterium genome harbors these coding sequences:
- a CDS encoding methylenetetrahydrofolate reductase yields MWINIEAVSSFGINFAADQCRALLKTDIPGIHFYTTDRSESVAGILSKLKNENLL; encoded by the coding sequence ATGTGGATTAATATAGAAGCAGTATCATCTTTTGGTATTAACTTTGCTGCAGACCAATGCAGAGCTTTGCTTAAAACCGATATTCCCGGAATTCACTTTTATACAACGGACAGAAGCGAATCTGTTGCCGGAATATTAAGCAAACTAAAAAACGAAAATCTCTTATAA